The following are encoded together in the Mumia sp. Pv4-285 genome:
- the rpsO gene encoding 30S ribosomal protein S15, translating to MSATKTYTPAEIKDVDRKDIIAEFGTTEGDTGSPEVQVALLTARIAHLTEHLKTHKHDHHSRRGLLLMVGQRRRLLNYLQKNDIARYRSLIERLGLRR from the coding sequence GTGAGCGCGACCAAGACGTACACCCCGGCCGAGATCAAGGATGTCGACCGCAAGGACATCATCGCCGAGTTCGGCACCACCGAGGGCGACACCGGTTCTCCGGAGGTCCAGGTGGCACTCCTCACGGCGCGCATCGCGCACCTGACGGAGCACCTCAAGACGCACAAGCACGACCACCACAGCCGGCGCGGCCTGCTCCTGATGGTCGGCCAGCGTCGCCGCCTCCTGAACTACCTGCAGAAGAACGACATCGCCCGCTACCGCAGCCTCATCGAGCGCCTCGGTCTGCGCCGATGA
- a CDS encoding ABC transporter ATP-binding protein, with protein sequence MTRLALDDVTLTYPDGDRTLVALDRVSLRVDAGEIRAVTGPSGSGKSSLLAVAGLLQRPDSGAVRLDGEELTGRSRWEDTRARRERIGFVFQQANLLGSLTSLEQLEMAARVAGNHGAETDARCRALLDAVGLEGETARRPHQLSGGQRQRVAIARALINAPALLLVDEPTSALDSARSREIVTLLARMTHEQQVATVLVTHDLDTLDLVDSRTTLADGRLLAPKA encoded by the coding sequence ATGACCCGGCTCGCTCTCGACGACGTCACGCTCACGTACCCGGACGGCGACCGCACGCTCGTCGCGCTCGACCGGGTCTCGCTCCGGGTCGACGCCGGCGAGATCCGTGCCGTCACCGGGCCGTCGGGATCAGGGAAATCGAGCCTTCTCGCCGTCGCCGGGCTCCTCCAGCGCCCTGACAGCGGCGCCGTCCGGCTGGACGGCGAAGAGCTGACGGGGCGCTCTCGCTGGGAGGACACGCGTGCCCGGCGAGAACGGATCGGCTTCGTGTTCCAGCAGGCGAACCTGCTCGGGTCACTGACTTCGCTGGAGCAGCTCGAGATGGCCGCCCGCGTCGCCGGCAATCACGGGGCCGAGACCGACGCCCGATGCCGCGCACTCCTCGACGCCGTCGGGCTCGAGGGTGAGACCGCCCGGCGGCCGCACCAGCTGTCGGGCGGTCAGCGGCAGCGCGTCGCGATCGCGCGCGCGCTGATCAACGCTCCTGCGCTGCTGCTCGTGGATGAGCCGACCTCCGCGCTCGACTCCGCGCGCAGCCGGGAGATCGTGACGCTTCTGGCCCGGATGACGCACGAGCAGCAGGTGGCGACGGTGCTTGTCACCCACGACCTCGACACGTTGGACCTGGTCGACAGCCGGACCACGCTCGCCGACGGGCGGCTTCTCGCACCGAAGGCGTGA
- a CDS encoding ABC transporter permease: protein MFLALRELRSARGRFTLMTAVIALLSLLVVILSGLTAGLAAQSVGALERLAADHVALSARGPDQSSFDTSAVTAADVERLARTPGVTEADAWGVTTDRVGEDAVAVLGAVPHSSIAPEELAPGTAVTDRSLGVAVGDTVRVGTTTLRVGGTVDGDMLNHLPAVWVPLDVWQSLAGSGGKTATAVALTTDDTFDPAAAPPDLQVQARGDARSAVGSYSAENGSLTMIRGLLLAVSALVVGAFFTVWTIQRTPDLAVLKAIGARTGYLLRDSLGQAAVVLLAGAGAGAVVGTASGLAVSSQVPFVVDASTTLGPLLLLVALGLLGAAAALGRIAAVDPLTALGGSR, encoded by the coding sequence GTGTTCCTCGCCCTCCGCGAGCTGCGCAGCGCCCGTGGACGCTTCACGCTGATGACGGCTGTGATCGCGCTCCTCAGCCTGCTCGTCGTGATCCTCTCCGGTTTGACCGCCGGCCTGGCGGCCCAGAGCGTGGGCGCGCTGGAGCGTCTCGCAGCCGACCACGTCGCACTCTCCGCACGCGGACCCGACCAGAGCTCCTTCGACACGAGCGCCGTCACAGCGGCGGATGTCGAACGCCTCGCCCGCACGCCCGGGGTGACCGAGGCTGACGCCTGGGGGGTGACCACCGACCGGGTCGGCGAGGACGCCGTCGCCGTCCTCGGCGCAGTGCCGCACAGCTCCATCGCCCCCGAGGAGCTCGCTCCGGGGACGGCTGTCACCGATCGCTCCCTCGGCGTGGCGGTCGGGGACACCGTCCGCGTCGGAACGACCACTCTCCGCGTCGGCGGCACCGTCGACGGCGACATGCTGAACCATCTTCCCGCCGTGTGGGTCCCTCTCGACGTATGGCAGTCGCTCGCCGGCAGTGGTGGAAAGACCGCCACGGCCGTCGCACTCACCACCGACGACACCTTCGATCCCGCTGCAGCGCCGCCGGATCTGCAGGTCCAGGCACGGGGCGACGCACGCTCCGCGGTCGGCTCGTACTCCGCCGAGAACGGGTCGCTGACGATGATCCGGGGACTCCTTCTCGCGGTGAGCGCGCTCGTGGTCGGCGCGTTCTTCACGGTGTGGACCATCCAGCGCACACCCGATCTCGCCGTCCTGAAGGCGATCGGCGCACGGACCGGCTACCTTCTCCGCGACTCGCTCGGCCAGGCCGCCGTCGTCCTCCTGGCGGGCGCAGGAGCGGGCGCCGTCGTCGGTACCGCGTCCGGGCTCGCGGTGTCGTCGCAGGTCCCCTTCGTCGTCGACGCGTCGACCACCCTCGGGCCGCTGCTCCTGCTCGTCGCGCTCGGGCTCCTCGGCGCCGCCGCCGCTCTTGGCCGCATCGCCGCCGTCGATCCCCTCACCGCCCTTGGAGGTTCCCGATGA
- a CDS encoding bifunctional riboflavin kinase/FAD synthetase has product MNVWRAIDGAQTGARSAPSVATIGVFDGVHAGHRRVLARSKNLATEIGAAPLPVVAVTFDPHPTAVFAPDRAPLMLTTVEQRIELLRSAGADEVRVLAFSAEMARWSPEDFVARILVGELRAAGVVVGANFTYGSRAAGDAATLAASGPEHGFIAEGLTLDGRDDLAYSSTYVRQLVAEGDVAEAAHVLQRPHSLRGVVVEGDKRGREMGFPTANVLPPYGMAVPADGVYAGWLRRCDGGDPMPAAISVGSNPTFDGVQRRVESYVLDRDDLELYGVEVEVSFVSRIRGQVRFEGMDALVQRMHHDVVEVREALSAPR; this is encoded by the coding sequence GTGAACGTGTGGCGAGCGATCGACGGAGCGCAGACAGGCGCCCGCAGCGCACCGAGCGTGGCGACCATCGGTGTCTTCGACGGCGTCCACGCCGGGCACCGACGCGTGCTCGCGCGCTCGAAGAACCTGGCTACAGAGATCGGGGCAGCCCCGTTGCCGGTCGTCGCGGTCACCTTCGACCCGCACCCGACCGCCGTGTTCGCACCCGATCGTGCGCCACTGATGCTGACGACGGTCGAGCAGCGGATCGAGCTCCTCCGCTCGGCGGGCGCCGACGAGGTCCGTGTGCTCGCCTTCTCGGCCGAGATGGCCCGGTGGAGCCCGGAGGACTTCGTCGCACGCATCCTCGTCGGCGAGCTCCGCGCCGCCGGCGTGGTGGTCGGCGCGAACTTCACGTACGGGAGCCGTGCCGCCGGCGACGCCGCGACGCTCGCCGCCAGCGGCCCGGAGCACGGGTTCATCGCCGAGGGCCTCACGCTCGACGGCCGCGACGACCTCGCCTACTCGTCGACGTACGTGCGCCAGCTGGTCGCCGAGGGCGACGTGGCCGAGGCCGCGCACGTCCTCCAGCGCCCGCACAGCCTCCGCGGCGTCGTCGTCGAGGGCGACAAGCGGGGCCGTGAGATGGGGTTCCCGACCGCGAACGTCCTCCCTCCGTACGGCATGGCCGTCCCCGCGGACGGCGTCTACGCCGGATGGTTGCGGCGGTGCGACGGCGGCGACCCGATGCCGGCGGCGATCAGCGTCGGGAGCAACCCGACGTTCGACGGCGTCCAGCGCCGCGTGGAGTCGTACGTGCTCGACCGTGACGACCTCGAGCTGTACGGCGTCGAGGTCGAGGTCTCGTTCGTCTCCCGCATCCGGGGGCAGGTGCGGTTCGAGGGGATGGACGCGCTGGTGCAGCGGATGCACCACGACGTGGTCGAGGTCCGCGAGGCACTCAGCGCCCCACGCTGA
- a CDS encoding M16 family metallopeptidase produces MTVPLDPAQTPGTTQTLLTEGGLVRRTVLEGGLRVVTEAMPGVRTATIGIWVGVGSRDETPTLSGASHFLEHLLFKGTPKRSALEISAALEAVGGEMNAFTGKEYTCYHARVLDDDLPLAVDVLADMVTDSVVTADDVEAERDVILEEIAMNEDDPDDVVHNLATALAWGDTPLGRPVAGDPHTIRGLSRAQILRYYRRRYVPSAIVVAVAGNVDHDRVVTQVAAAFESSLAAAGDAGPAPSRKGNGRTRFRRARGLVTRPTEQANVVAALPGLARGDDRRHALGVVNAVLGGGMSSRLFQEIREKRGLAYSVYSFGANYADAGMLGVYAGCAPGKLGDVLKVVRDELGAFAEHGPSLDELERGKGQLKGSVVLGLEDPASRMSRIAKADLLNGEIAGLDEMLAKIDAVTLDDARDAAQLFAGKPALAVVGPFESLDAIDV; encoded by the coding sequence GTGACCGTCCCGCTCGACCCGGCGCAGACCCCGGGCACCACGCAGACCCTCCTGACCGAGGGCGGTCTGGTTCGACGCACCGTCCTCGAAGGCGGCCTGCGCGTGGTGACCGAGGCGATGCCGGGCGTGCGGACGGCCACCATCGGCATCTGGGTGGGGGTCGGATCCCGCGACGAGACCCCCACCCTCTCCGGTGCCTCCCACTTCCTCGAGCACCTCTTGTTCAAGGGGACGCCGAAGCGCTCGGCGCTCGAGATCTCGGCCGCCCTGGAGGCGGTCGGAGGCGAGATGAACGCCTTCACGGGCAAGGAGTACACGTGCTACCACGCACGGGTGCTCGACGACGACCTGCCGCTGGCGGTCGACGTCCTCGCCGACATGGTGACCGACTCGGTGGTCACCGCCGACGACGTCGAGGCCGAGCGTGACGTCATCCTCGAAGAGATCGCGATGAACGAGGACGACCCGGACGACGTCGTCCACAACCTCGCGACCGCCCTCGCCTGGGGAGACACCCCGCTCGGCCGCCCGGTCGCAGGCGATCCCCACACGATCCGCGGCCTGTCCCGTGCGCAGATCCTCCGCTACTACCGCCGCCGCTACGTGCCGTCGGCCATCGTCGTGGCCGTCGCCGGCAACGTCGACCACGACCGTGTCGTCACCCAGGTCGCCGCGGCGTTCGAGTCCTCGCTCGCCGCTGCCGGAGACGCGGGTCCGGCGCCCTCCCGCAAGGGCAACGGTCGGACCCGTTTCCGGCGCGCACGCGGGCTCGTCACCCGGCCGACCGAGCAGGCGAACGTCGTCGCGGCGCTTCCTGGCCTGGCCCGCGGCGACGACCGGCGCCACGCCCTCGGCGTGGTCAACGCGGTGCTCGGGGGCGGCATGTCGTCGCGACTCTTCCAGGAGATCCGCGAGAAGCGTGGCCTCGCGTACTCGGTCTACTCCTTCGGCGCGAACTACGCCGACGCGGGGATGCTGGGCGTCTACGCGGGATGCGCCCCCGGCAAGCTCGGCGACGTCCTCAAGGTCGTCCGCGACGAGCTGGGCGCCTTCGCCGAGCACGGTCCGAGCCTCGACGAGCTGGAGCGCGGCAAGGGCCAGCTCAAGGGCAGTGTCGTCCTGGGTCTCGAGGATCCCGCGTCGCGGATGAGCAGGATCGCCAAGGCCGACCTCCTCAACGGCGAGATCGCCGGACTCGACGAGATGCTCGCGAAGATCGACGCCGTCACGCTCGACGACGCCCGTGACGCAGCGCAGCTGTTCGCCGGGAAGCCCGCCCTCGCCGTGGTGGGCCCGTTCGAGTCGCTCGACGCGATCGACGTCTGA
- a CDS encoding polyribonucleotide nucleotidyltransferase, whose translation MTGPEIHSTTAVIDNGRFGKREIRFETGVLARQAAGAVTAFLDDDTMLLSATTAGKHPKDHFDFFPLTVDVEERMYAAGRIPGSFFRREGRPSEDAILTCRLIDRPLRPTFKKGLRNEVQVVITVMALNPDVAYDVLAINAASASTQISGLPFSGPIGGVRVALIDGQWVAFPKHSELENAVFDMVVAGRVAGDDVAIMMVEAESTEVTWDLVRGGATAPTEDVVAEGLEAAKPFIRTLCEAQAALAASAAKPVQEFPIFLDYQDDVYDAVEAAAADDMRQALTIAGKAEREDKLDAIKADVLDKLGEQFAGREKEIGAAVRSVTKQLVRQRVLSDKVRIDGRGLADIRTLHAEVSAIPRVHGSALFERGETQILGVTTLNMLTMEQKLDTLSPERSRRYLHNYNFPPYSTGETGRVGSPKRREIGHGALAGRALMPVLPTREEFPYAIRQVSEALSSNGSTSMGSVCASTMSLLNAGVPLRAPVAGIAMGLISGEVDGETQYVTLTDILGAEDAFGDMDFKVAGTREFVTALQLDTKLDGIPASVLAGALTQARDARFAILDVMNEAIAEPDEMSLYAPRIITIRIPVDKIGEVIGPKGKVINQIQDDTGAQITLEDDGTVYVGAESGEAAEAARAAINAIANPTMPEVGERYLGTVVKTTNFGAFVSLMPGKDGLLHISKLRDLNDGKRVENVEDVVKVGQKVMVAIAEIDDRGKLSLIPAVEESSSSREAAAEGADEAQADSAS comes from the coding sequence ATGACGGGACCCGAGATCCACTCCACGACCGCCGTGATCGACAACGGTCGATTCGGCAAGCGTGAGATCCGCTTCGAGACCGGTGTGCTGGCCCGCCAGGCCGCCGGCGCCGTGACCGCCTTCCTCGACGACGACACGATGCTGCTGTCGGCGACGACGGCCGGCAAGCACCCCAAGGACCACTTCGACTTCTTCCCGCTGACGGTGGACGTCGAGGAGCGCATGTACGCCGCGGGTCGCATCCCCGGCTCGTTCTTCCGCCGTGAGGGGCGCCCCAGCGAGGACGCGATCCTCACCTGCCGCCTGATCGACCGCCCCCTGCGCCCGACCTTCAAGAAGGGTCTGCGCAACGAGGTCCAGGTCGTCATCACGGTGATGGCCCTCAACCCCGACGTCGCCTATGACGTGCTCGCGATCAACGCCGCGTCGGCGTCGACGCAGATCTCCGGTCTGCCGTTCTCCGGCCCGATCGGCGGCGTCCGCGTGGCGCTCATCGACGGCCAGTGGGTCGCGTTCCCCAAGCACTCCGAGCTCGAGAACGCCGTGTTCGACATGGTCGTCGCGGGTCGTGTCGCCGGCGACGACGTCGCGATCATGATGGTCGAGGCCGAGTCGACCGAGGTCACCTGGGATCTCGTCCGTGGCGGCGCAACCGCGCCGACCGAGGACGTCGTCGCCGAGGGCCTCGAGGCTGCCAAGCCGTTCATCCGCACCCTCTGCGAGGCGCAGGCGGCGCTCGCCGCGTCGGCCGCCAAGCCGGTGCAGGAGTTCCCGATCTTCCTGGACTACCAGGACGACGTGTACGACGCGGTCGAGGCCGCTGCCGCCGACGACATGCGCCAGGCGCTGACGATCGCAGGCAAGGCCGAGCGCGAGGACAAGCTCGATGCGATCAAGGCCGACGTCCTCGACAAGCTCGGCGAGCAGTTCGCCGGTCGCGAGAAGGAGATCGGTGCGGCTGTCCGCTCGGTCACCAAGCAGCTCGTCCGCCAGCGCGTGCTGAGCGACAAGGTCCGCATCGACGGCCGCGGTCTGGCTGACATCCGTACGCTCCACGCCGAGGTCAGCGCCATCCCGCGCGTCCACGGCTCGGCCCTGTTCGAGCGCGGCGAGACGCAGATCCTCGGCGTCACGACGCTCAACATGCTGACGATGGAGCAGAAGCTCGACACGCTGTCGCCCGAGCGCAGCCGTCGTTACCTGCACAACTACAACTTCCCGCCGTACTCGACCGGTGAGACCGGCCGGGTCGGCTCGCCGAAGCGGCGCGAGATCGGTCACGGTGCGCTCGCCGGCCGTGCGCTCATGCCGGTGCTGCCGACGCGCGAGGAGTTCCCCTACGCGATCCGTCAGGTCTCGGAGGCGCTGAGCTCCAACGGCTCGACCTCGATGGGGTCGGTCTGCGCCTCCACGATGTCGCTGCTCAACGCCGGTGTCCCGCTGCGTGCGCCGGTCGCAGGCATCGCGATGGGCCTGATCTCGGGCGAGGTCGACGGTGAGACCCAGTACGTGACGCTGACCGACATCCTCGGCGCCGAGGATGCCTTCGGCGACATGGACTTCAAGGTCGCCGGCACGCGTGAGTTCGTCACCGCGCTGCAGCTCGACACCAAGCTGGACGGCATCCCCGCGTCGGTCCTGGCCGGTGCGCTGACGCAGGCGCGCGACGCCCGCTTCGCGATCCTCGACGTCATGAACGAGGCCATCGCCGAGCCCGACGAGATGTCGCTCTACGCGCCGCGGATCATCACCATCCGCATCCCGGTCGACAAGATCGGTGAGGTCATCGGCCCCAAGGGCAAGGTCATCAACCAGATCCAGGACGACACGGGCGCGCAGATCACGCTCGAGGACGACGGCACCGTCTACGTCGGCGCGGAGTCGGGCGAGGCCGCCGAGGCGGCACGCGCGGCGATCAACGCGATCGCCAACCCGACGATGCCCGAGGTCGGCGAGCGCTACCTCGGCACGGTCGTCAAGACGACGAACTTCGGTGCGTTCGTCTCCCTGATGCCCGGCAAGGACGGCCTGCTGCACATCAGCAAGCTCCGCGACCTCAACGACGGCAAGCGCGTCGAGAACGTCGAGGACGTCGTCAAGGTCGGTCAGAAGGTCATGGTCGCGATCGCCGAGATCGACGACCGCGGCAAGCTGTCGCTGATCCCGGCCGTCGAGGAGTCCTCCTCCTCGCGCGAGGCAGCCGCTGAGGGTGCCGACGAGGCCCAGGCCGACAGCGCTTCGTGA